The genomic interval GGGGAGGTCGCCGACGACACCGAGGTCACGAACGTCGCCACCGCGACCGGCGAGGGGGGCAGCAACACCTCCACGCCGCCCGCCGTCGTGCGGGTCTTCACCTCGCGGATTCTCGTGACCAAGGCGGTGAGCACGGCGGTGGTCGATCCGGGCGGCACCGTCACCTACACGGTCACCGTCACCAACCCCGCCGACACCACCCTCAGCGAGACGGTGATTCAGGACACGCCCGACCCCCGGATGGAGGTGCTGCCGGGAACGGTGCGGGTGAACGGACAGGCGGTGGCGGCCACCCTGGCGGGCGGCGTGCTGACGGTCCCGGTCGGCACCCTCGCCCCGCACTCGGGCGCCACGATCACCTACGACGCCCGGCTGCCGCTGGTGGGCGACGGCACGCCCCTGAACAACGCCGCGCAGGCGCGGGCCCGGGGCCGCCAGGGCACGGTGATGGCCGACGTGAAGAGCAACGTCGCCAACGCCAAGGTGACCCTGCGCAGGAGCCTGAGCGGCTCGGGCAACGATCTCGTGGGGCGGGTCTTCGTGGACGTGGACGGCAACGCCCGCTACACGTCCGGGACCGACCGCCCGTTGCCCCGCGCCCGGGTGCTCCTCGCCGGGGGGCGCGAGGCGCTGACCGACGCGGCCGGGCTGTACTCCTTCAAGAACGTCGTCCCCGGCCTGAACGCCGTGCGGCTCGATCCGCGCAGCGTGCCGTACACCCCCGCCCCCGCGGCCGCCGCGCCGCAGTTCTCGGCCCCCGGCAGCGCCACCGTGCAGGTCACGGCCCTGACGGTGCTCGACTTCCCGTTGCAACCGAACCGGCTGGGCTTTGGCGCCGGGGCCGAGCTGCGCCTCGCCGGAAGCACCCATACCTTCACCCCGCGCGCCCCCGACGCCGGGTGGGACGTCGCCAGCCGCTCGGAGGCCGGGGCCTGCGTGCGCCTCGGCGAGGCCCAGGCCGGGCGGGTGGTCCGCCTCCCGGCGGGCGTGACCGTCACCACGCCGCTGCCCAGCCCCCATCCCGCCGCCACCCGCCGCCCGCTCAGCCTGCCCCCCGTGGAGGAGATCCCGTGCCCCTGAAACGCGCCCCGCTCAGCCTCACGTTGCTCCTGGCCCTCGGGTGGGCCGGGGCACAGGGCGCGGCCCCGACCCCACCGAGCGCCGAACCCGGCAGCGCGGCGGCTCCCGCCCCCACGTCGGCAGGGCGCCTGACCTTCACCTTCACGCTCCCCGCGCGCGTCCAGAGCGCCCTGATCAGCCTGCCGCTGGGGGAGCGGGTCCTGCCCGGCAGCACGCGGGTGAACGGCCAGCCCGCCGCCGACCCGGCCGTCAGCCCCGAGGGCCTGACCCAGTGGAACGTGCCCGGCGGCACGGTGGCCCTCAGCTTCGAGGTGCCGGGGGACCTTCCCGCGTCCCTGACGCCCGGCGTCGCCGTGCAATACGACACCGGCCTGACGGAGACCCTGGAGGGCGGCGCCCCCTACCGCACCCTCCCGCCCCGGGCGGCCCCGGCCGCGGTGCGGGACGGCCTGATTCTCAGCCCCGCGCAGGGCGCGGGCGTGCGCGGGCGCAGCAGCGTGGGCGTCACCGTGCGCACCCCGCTCAACGCGGACGTGACCCTGCGGGTGAACGGCGAGGAGGTGCCGCAGGCGCGCGTGGGCCGGCGCACCGACGACTCCGCGCGGGGGGAGACGACCCGCGAGTTCATCGGCGTGCCGCTGCGGCCCGGCGAGAACACGATTACCGCCGTGGCCGGGGACGTGCGCGACGAGGTGCGGGTGCGCGCCGCCGACGTGGCGCAGGGCGCCGTGCTGCGGGACGTGGTGGCCCGCGCAGACGGCTTCACGCCGATCACGGCCACGGTCGAGGTCCAGGACGCCGCCGGGGAGCGGACCGTGCTCCCCTTCGTCACCGTCGAGGACCCCGGACGCCTGACCCTCGCCACGCCGGACGCCGACCCCAGCCAGTCGGGGATGCAGCTCCGGGTGGTGGACGGGCAGGCCGAGGTGCGCTTCTCGCCGCTCAGCGGCCCGCTGGACACCCGGCTGGTCCTCGACGTGAACGGGCACCGGGTCGAGCTGCCCCTCACGGTGGCGGCCGACCAGCACCGCACCCTGATCGCGGCGGGCGCGGCGACCCTGAACAGCGCGGGCGAGGGCACGCTGGAGGCGCGCGGCACGCTGGAGGCCCCGGTCGGGCCGGGCCAGCTCACCGTCAACCTCGACAGCGCCGGGGCGCACACGGACACCCCGGAGTACACCCGCTACCCCTCGCTGGGCGACCAGAGCGAGGAAAGGCGTCCCCTGGAGGCGGACGGCCTGCTCGCGGCGCGCTACGACCACCCCGGCTTCACCGCGACCTACGCGCGCCTCTCCGCGCAGGACCCGGTGTTCGGGCGCCCGGACGGCGGCGACGCCCTGAACGTCCGCACGAACGGGGACACGCGCGTCACCGCCTACCTCGCCCCCTACGCGGGAAACACCCACGAGGCGGCGCTGCCGCTGAACGGGACGCGGGTGTCGCGCCTCCCGGCCGACATCGACCCCCAGCG from Deinococcus aestuarii carries:
- a CDS encoding DUF7507 domain-containing protein; translated protein: MKRPHLLLAPLLLSAGTPAGSVIENVGVYEDASGRVESRVTVTVAPVCSASLTPGRTDRSTHVGEAVTAAYLLTNTGNTPATFPLGLTPRQEGAPAFAVVADLNGNGLPDDAPVDSVTLAPDGQLTLLVSTTPARPGVSSTTLITGCDGDLTATLTVTASIGAPGVSKTVDGDGAAEVGDLVRYTVTVTNPEGIEMPDVLVEDTLSPALEFVAVEGAPAASATPLPGGQTRVAWRQSLAPGERRVYTLVARVRGEVADDTEVTNVATATGEGGSNTSTPPAVVRVFTSRILVTKAVSTAVVDPGGTVTYTVTVTNPADTTLSETVIQDTPDPRMEVLPGTVRVNGQAVAATLAGGVLTVPVGTLAPHSGATITYDARLPLVGDGTPLNNAAQARARGRQGTVMADVKSNVANAKVTLRRSLSGSGNDLVGRVFVDVDGNARYTSGTDRPLPRARVLLAGGREALTDAAGLYSFKNVVPGLNAVRLDPRSVPYTPAPAAAAPQFSAPGSATVQVTALTVLDFPLQPNRLGFGAGAELRLAGSTHTFTPRAPDAGWDVASRSEAGACVRLGEAQAGRVVRLPAGVTVTTPLPSPHPAATRRPLSLPPVEEIPCP